Genomic segment of Dromiciops gliroides isolate mDroGli1 chromosome 3, mDroGli1.pri, whole genome shotgun sequence:
GAGTTCCCTATTTCTAAGAAAGACATTCACATCCTTCCAGGGACTCAGGTTCAAAACCTCAGAATTTGCTTTGACTCTTTTGTCTCCCTCCACCTCTTATCTGCTATAAGTTACAACCAATCTCTGTTGATGGAGAAATTTCCCATGTACATGGATCTACATAGAGAcatttacaaggaaaaaaaatcacaaatacaaaacaaaatgtttcagAGGCTACCCTCCACACCACTCTTTTTCAAGTTGAGTCCCCAGAGGAGTGACTACCTAAGGTGCAAATTACTCTGTGAGTCTAAGGTCctaaaactatactaatgggcTCCTACCACCTCCCAAGAGCTTACTTTGAACAATCTACTAGTAGACTCAGTTGGCATTTCCTGACATGGCATCATAACAGTAATTACAGAACATTCTCTTCATCAACCTGGGGTACACAGCCAAAAAACTACATACAGTTTCCACAGTGTCAGTAGAATGAATAAACACTTAGAGGAATCTAGTGgaaagacacacttgaaacactGAAAGTACACATAGACATAAAAATTAATTGTATTAAAATGATGAACGAGGCAACTCACACCTCTGGTATTTCAGGGCCCAGGGTTACAATGTCTCCACTGGGCAGATCACTCAGAATGTTTTCTGTGACTCACCTCTCACTCTCCAGGGAGGGCTCTTGCCTCAGGTTACAGAAGTCACATTCCTTAGAGCTGCCTCCTGCCTTGATTTTCTGGGCCTACTTATGCTGAGCAaatggctttgttttgttttgttttttattttttgtggggcaatgagggttaaatgacttgtccatggtcacacagccagtaagtgtcaagtgtctgaagccaaatttgaactcaggtcctcctgaatccagggccagtgctttatccactgcgccacctaccgccccccccccaaactgtctttttatttgtttgttttttagtgaggcaattggggttaagtgacttgcccagggtcacacagctacggccaaactgtctttttttttgggggggggggggttaacttaatttattttttggactGGATAAAGTGCCACAGGACTGTTGGAGCCTGGCCATCAAACTGAAGTTCCCTGATTTTCTGGCCTCTTTGTTCCTTCACGTTTCAGTGCTGCTGTTTGCTTCTTCAGCTTCTGTGCCTCCTGGAAAACTTTGatacaaaaagccttcttagccATCCACCGTCGGTGCTTGGGCCGGTAGTACAGAAGGGGAAATGTGTACTCGATACCCAGCTCTTTACACGTCTTCTCAAACACCTCAAAGTTGGTCTGCCGAAGCTTTTTGAGTACCTTCTTTCTCTGGTCAATGGTCATAAGGAGGAATCGCTTGTGAGCCTTGTCCTTGTGATGCTTCTGCATGTGTTCTTCATAGTTTCTGATCTTGACCGTCAATCGTATAACTCGAGCTTCTAAAGATGTGGTATCTTCTGGGTTTTCTGTGATCTTGTTTAGCAGCTGCTCAGtctttatcttcattttctccttctgtcaATTCCTGGGACGTTCTGATAATCTTTCAGCAGCATGGAGGAGGGCAGGTTATCCATCTGGCTAGACTGAGTTGCTGCTTTCTGGTCTGCATAGGCTCGGGCTGCCTGCAGGAGGAGACCATTTCATGGGAGCGGCCATCTTGGCTCAGGCTCAGCCAATCCCAAACTGtcttttaatgaataaatagcCTTGGCTGTACAAATGCAGTGGCtgatgggagaaaagaaaagagaaaccctCTCCCCATGACTTCCAGCTAGTAGAggtacaagagaaaaaaaaattaaacaattaaaaagagCTGGGTTCTATTTTCATAACTGGCTCTATTCCATGTTTCCAAGGTTATCCTCCTCAGAGCTGTCACTGGCCTCATCTAACTCCTTAGGTAATTCCTCAAGGGCAAATCCTTGGCCACCCAATGGCCAGCTGTCCTCTAATTCCAACATCTTTGATCTGAGAACCCCTTGACACATTTTAAATGGGTAACAAAGTATCAGCCCCTCTTTACATTTTGTAACATCTTATTGTCTCCATTACCTGCCCCATATTTTCTGTGATTACATCAAGTGatctgggagaaaaaaatcaattgatcGAGGTTATGCTGATCAACTTCTGCctcaattttgtgtgtgtgtatgtgtatgtatgaacgCATGTGaagcttccagaaaaaaaaaaaaacaaagacatataaGTAAAATAAAGTTATTTCAAGGTCCAAATCAAAAATATCTTCCAAAATCCTGGCTCCATTTTGTATGAGATGCACCTTCAGAAGTGAGATTTTTTTCTATGTGCAGAGAGgaactctgaaaaagaaaaacaataaatgaaatgcATAAATTGAAAagaactgagattttttttaaggctcCTGCATAACATTCTCTGAGGGTGATTTTGCACTAAACCTTGACAGTGTGATATTGTGAATGTAAAAGTGAGCCTTTGTCAATCAGAAAGCACTTCTGCAGAAATAAGTTTCTCAGGAGAAACTGAAGGGAATTTCAAAGATCTAGTTTGCATTCACTGTGTTTTCATGCCCATTTCCTTGGGATTAAAGAAGCCATGAGAATCTGAGAGTCTCGAACAGCTTTTCAAATTGCTGCTTATGATATTTTCATTACAAAGTATCCCCACTAAGGTGTTATTAAAATCTATCCTACCCATCCCGAGGTGTTATTAAAACCCACTGAAAATCAGTTGTTCAGCgcacccttcccctcccaccaagAAAAATGTTCAACTCATCTCACTGTTAACTGTACTATTGATCGGAAGACGAAGAAGCAATCATCTCAAAATCCAGCCGGCACCCATAGACCAtaacagaaatgaaaacattGGGGACATGCCAATGGAAAGACATCAGTGTCATGGAGTGATAACCCCAACCCAAGCAAGTGGCCACTTCAGCTCCTGTGATCCTAAGGCCTATGTGCAAGTCACACGGAGGGCCAACTCATCTGCTGATCTCTGATCTAGCTTGGACTCCTGGGTCCAACCTgtctttaattcaacaaatatctgtCAATCACTTAGCAAGAGTATTGTACCGCATTAAACACTGGACCACCTGGTTAGCCTAGACTTATTATTCCCTATATCCTGATTGCCCCCTAAAATGCTATGTCTATCTAGTTCTGGCTTTAGAAGACATCTGAGAGACCCCAGTGAAGCAAATTTTCCATCAACTACCTTTTCtgtgagaagactgaaaaagaaaaccacaaccTAAGGCAGCTTTATGAGGCCTCAGATGTTCTTActactgacattttaaaaaacagaaatggaaactcATACTTTTTGTATGAGTGGGCTCTTTCCTactcttttcttaaaattatctCCAGATCCATCTCATAAATACAAGATACCCCATGTGTTCCATAtatgaaacattaaaataatctttatttaatttattctcCATGACTATAAATTCTCAATTCTAGAAAATGATGGAGATTTGTATCCAAGGGCACAAAGAAAGACTGAGGTTATAAATAAGCATTCCCTCATTAGTCCATtaagcacctaggtggcacagtgtatagtgggccagacctggagtcaggaagactgatctttctgaattcaaatctgttctcagacacttactagctgtgtgaccctgggcaa
This window contains:
- the LOC122749553 gene encoding LOW QUALITY PROTEIN: 28S ribosomal protein S15, mitochondrial-like (The sequence of the model RefSeq protein was modified relative to this genomic sequence to represent the inferred CDS: inserted 1 base in 1 codon), with translation LLLQAARAYADQKAATQSSQMDNLPSSMLLKDYQNVPGIDXKEKMKIKTEQLLNKITENPEDTTSLEARVIRLTVKIRNYEEHMQKHHKDKAHKRFLLMTIDQRKKVLKKLRQTNFEVFEKTCKELGIEYTFPLLYYRPKHRRWMAKKAFCIKVFQEAQKLKKQTAALKREGTKRPENQGTSV